The Cryptococcus decagattii chromosome 1, complete sequence genome includes a region encoding these proteins:
- a CDS encoding carbamoyl-phosphate synthase, small subunit: MSAIRAINMRKTASALKAPIAFKRTLATPVNSLYTPILPAKIPAALHLKSGQSYYGSSFGSENSKFGETVFSTSITSYTDSMTDPSYLGQILVFTSPMIGNYGVPSNVSSQFPGIPFLESEKIQCTGVVVSDVALKYSHYQAVESLHEWCKRYDVPGITGVDTRAITSLLRDQGTTLGRLAVGDEAGKPAPQESEYWDPSKENLVAKASTKKPYVLNENGSGPRIAVFDFGIKANILRSLVGRDAVVTVLPWDFDFNAVRDQFDGLFLSNGPGDPKMIMDTAMQIRQTINEWNKPIFGICMGHQVLGLAAGLEAYRMTFGNRGHNQPVLALASSGSIKAGRVYVTSQNHQYALRLTEDFPEGWAPFFINCNDSSVEGIISTPESGKRIWGVQFHPESAGGPLDTIEMFSDFVNECDVGRKGFNASAMVANEVKVDGHAAKAASVSA, encoded by the exons ATGTCCGCCATCCGAGCTATTAATATGCGAAAGACGGCGTCTGCTCTCAAGGCGCCAATCGCGTTCAAGCGAACTCTTGCTACCCCTGTAAACTCACTTTACACTCCCATCCTTCCCGCCAAGATCCCTGCGGCTCTTCACCTCAAGTCTGGTCAGAGCTACTATGGCTCAAGCTTTGGAAGTGAAAACTCCAAGTTTGGAGAGACCGTCTTCTCTACCAGTATTACCTCTT ACACCGACTCTATGACTGACCCTTCTTATCTCGGTCAGATCCTTGTCTTCACCTCTCCTATGATTGGCAACTACGGTGTCCCATCCAATGTCTCATCTCAGTTCCCAGGTATCCCGTTCCTTGAATCTGAGAAGATTCAGTGTACCGGTGTTGTCGTTTCCGACGTTGCCCTCAAGTACAGCCACTACCAGGCCGTTGAGAGTCTTCACGAGTGGTGTAAGCGATACGATGTCCCCGGTATTACTGGTGTCGACACTAGGGCTATCACCAGCTTGTTGAGGGACCAGGGTACTACTCTCGGTCGTCTTGCCGTTGGTGACGAGGCTGGCAAACCTGCTCCTCAGGAATCTGAGTACTGGGATCCCTCCAAGGAGAACCTCGTCGCCAAGGCTTCGACCAAGAAGCCTTATGTCCTCAATGAGAACGGTTCTGGACCCCGTATCGCCGTCTTTGACTTTGGTATCAAGGCTAACATTCTCCGATCTCTTGTCGGACGTGATGCTGTTGTCACTGTCCTTCCTTGGGACTTTGACTTCAACGCTGTCCGAGACCAATTTGACGGTTTGTTCCTTTCCAACGGTCCCGGTGACCCTAAAATGATCATGGACACTGCCATGCAAATCAGGCAGACTATCAACGAGTGGAACAAGCCCATCTTTGGTATCTGCATGGGTCACCAAGTCCTTGGTTTGGCTGCTGGTCTTGAAGCCTACAGGATGACTTTTGGTAACCGAGGTCACAACCAGCCTGTCCTGGCTCTCGCAAGCTCTGGCAGCATTAAAGCAGGTCGAGTTTACGTGACT TCCCAAAACCATCAGTACGCTCTTCGACTCACCGAAGACTTCCCTGAGGGTTGGGcccccttcttcatcaactgTAACGACTCTTCCGTCGAGGGTATCATCTCCACTCCTGAGAGCGGCAAGCGAATCTGGGGTGTTCAGTTCCACCCCGAGTCTGCTGGTGGACCTCTTGACACCATTGAG ATGTTTAGCGACTTTGTCAACGAGTGTGATGTTGGGCGAAAGGGTTTCAACGCTTCTGCAATGGTGGCCAACGAAGTCAAGGTTGACGGCCACGCCGCCAAGGCTGCCTCTGTTTCTGCTTAG
- a CDS encoding vacuolar fusion protein MON1: MRDKARFCDSLHRAEADEIPDNMNAFRKYTTTKIVNLTCYIINPQSAAFEMNSEGEPNTSLPVIPIQHALPATPSRSTSHISMVSAEALISHSSPTKQFAPSHHSSQPSALSYNTLLNAPADSPALRARASTASSSRAPSVLDDAHVEYNDTESQVPEITLSMDSYELDEGSDHTSLPSGAPSIKGKEKQRSGDRNEIETVGAGGEMALPSGDARRGLKELVRKTGSVEKDYGGHDLRRLSTKLSRNENLQVLTTQSDKMSYSPRSYYVLTNAGKPVFCSSHSSPSEDDVTNLMGVAQALISIFADDSDRLRYIIKGNHRIAFLLKAPLYLFCISDWGEPEHALRLQLEYIHLQILSVVSSTQLLRLFQRRSNADLSTLLEGTESFLRNLIDCSQYDFSFLTSTLQPLRMAPALRDTSAAALMPPSKFKDLLYVLLIAGGHIVTVLRPRKHSIHPSDLHLLLNTIASSPALRATETWLPICFPKFNPSGFVHAYISYVLEDVGLVFVSADREAFEDLRLWKDMVLEKLEQDKTLSRIQEAIPLHPYTISSVGCPGLRHFIYKSRQHVQITQPIWEAPYEDGSTNQKRLVTIYQKLHDAVHAKSGQASALKLIYISTEHEACLVWATKPFELYITVSPQLSKSAVVAAANNVAKWVLAEEGRIFLKDAPVF, encoded by the exons ATGAGAGACAAGGCCCGATTTTGTGACAGCCTCCACCGCGCCGAAGCCGATGAAATACCAGATAACATGAATGCTTTCCGCAAATACACTACTACAAAGATTGTAAACTTGACTTGCTACATCATCAATCCACAATCTGCGGCGTTCGAGATGAATTCTGAGGGCGAACCAAATACATCACTCCCCGTTATCCCTATACAACATGCGCTGCCCGCAACGCCCTCTCGCTCGACCTCTCACATATCGATGGTTTCTGCCGAAGCATTAATATCCCACAGCAGTCCCACAAAGCAATTCGCCCCATCACACCATTCATCTCAACCCTCGGCACTATCTTATAATACCCTTCTTAACGCACCGGCAGATAGCCCTGCATTAAGGGCACGCGCCTCGACAGCTTCATCAAGTCGAGCGCCTTCGGTCTTGGATGATGCTCATGTAGAGTATAACGATACCGAGAGTCAAGTCCCAGAAATAACACTTTCAATGGATAGTTATGAACTTGATGAAGGTAGTGACCATACAAGTTTGCCTTCTGGTGCTCCCTCTATcaaaggcaaggaaaagCAACGATCGGGCGACCGCAATGAGATCGAAACTGTAGGAGCTGGAGGGGAGATGGCTTTGCCTTCGGGAGATGCCAGAAGAGGACTGAAAGAACTTGTACGGAAAACCGGGTCGGTAGAGAAAGATTATGGAGGGCATGACCTCCGCCGGTTATCGACAAAGCTTTCAAGAA ACGAAAATCTACAAGTTCTGACAACACAATCAGACAAGATGTCCTATTCGCCTCGATCGTACTATGTTTTGACGAATGCTGGAAAGCCCGTTTTCTGCTCCTC ACATAGCAGCCCCTCTGAGGATGATGTTACTAATCTCATGGGGGTCGCACAAGCATTAATATCTATCTTTGCGGACGACAGTGATCGATTGAG GTACATCATCAAAGGCAACCATCGTATAGCATTTTTGTTAAAGGCACCGCTATATCTATTCTGTATCAGTGACTGGGGTGAACCCGAACATGCT TTACGGCTACAGTTGGAATATATTCACCTACAAATCCTTTCAGTCGTATCCTCCACTCAACTCCTCAGGCTATTCCAGAGACGAAGTAATGCTGATCTCTCGACATTATTAGAAG GGACGGAGTCATTCTTGCGCAATCTAATCGATTGTTCGCAATATGACTTTAGCTTCCTTACATCTACTCTCCAGCCACTCAGGATGGCTCCTGCTTTGAGAGATACTAGTGCGGCGGCTCTGATGCCTCCGTCAAAGTTCAAG GACTTGTTATATGTGCTTCTGATCGCAGGTGGGCATATTGTGACTGTCCTGCGAccaaggaaacattcaatACATCCATCCG ATTTGCATTTGCTTCTAAACACTATCGCTTCCTCACCAGCACTTCGCGCCACTGAAACATGGCTTCCCATTTGCTTCCCCAAATTCAATCCTTCTGGATTTGTCCACGCCTACATCAGTTATGTCTTGGAGGACGTGGGTCTGGTATTCGTGAGTGCAGATAGAGAAGCATTTGAAGATCTCAGATTATGGAAGGATATGGTTCTGGAG AAACTTGAGCAAGATAAAACTCTCAGCAGAATTCAAGAAGCTATACCTTTGCATCCATACACGATAT CCTCTGTGGGATGTCCTGGATTACGCCATTTCATCTACAAATCCCGTCAACATGTCCAAATTACTCAACCCATATGGGAAGCTCCTTATGAAGATGGTTCAACAAACCAGAAACG ACTTGTCACGATCTATCAAAAGCTGCATGACGCCGTCCATGCCAAGTCTGGACAGGCTTCCGCCCTCAAATTAATCTACATCTCTACAGAACATGAGGCCTGTCTTGTTTGG GCTACGAAACCGTTTGAGCTCTATATCACTGTATCACCCCAGCTTTCCAAGTCAGCCGTTGTAGCGGCTGCCAACAATGTTGCCAAATGGGTGCTTgcggaggaaggaagaataTTCCTCAAAGATGCCCCTGTATTTTGA